A single genomic interval of Spinacia oleracea cultivar Varoflay chromosome 6, BTI_SOV_V1, whole genome shotgun sequence harbors:
- the LOC110794885 gene encoding uncharacterized protein isoform X2: protein MALSASDLPMMYQLLANSLNGDQTVRKPAETALSQSESRPGFCSCLLEVITAQDLVAQVDVRLMATVYFKNSINRYWRTRRDSMGISSDEKIYLRQKLLSHLREENDKIALMLAVLISKIARFDYPKEWPELFSALAQQLQSADVLSSHRIFLILFRTLKELSTKRLTSDQRNYAEISSHFFDYCWHLWQSDVQRILHGFSELAHNFSSNVFDQHQNELYLICERWYLCLKIIRQLVMSGHQSDSKSMQEVQQVKEVSPMLLSAIQSIIPYYSSFQERHPRFWDFIKKACTKMMKVLIAFQGKHPFSFGDKSVLSPVVDFCLNKITNPEAELFSFEQFFIQCMVLVKSTLECKDYSLMVGCVINENAVTAEQRKKSISSAVAENLASLFPNDLVVLLCNILVRRYFVLSARDLEEWSQNPEGFHHEQDMVQWTEKLRPCAEALYIVLFHKYSQLLGPVVVSILQEAMNGCPTSVTEITPGLLLKDAAYGAAAYVYYELSNYLSFKDWFNGALSLELTNDHPNMRVTHRKVALILGQWVSEIKDDTKRSVYCAAIKLLQDRDLAVRLAACRTLCYLIEDSNFSEKDFTDLLPLCWDLCFNLMEEVSEFDSKVQVLNLISVLLGHIGQVIPYVDKLVKFFQKVWEESSGESLLQMQLLIALKNFVVALGYQSPICYNVLLPILQRGIDVNGPDELNLMEDSMLLWETTLTYAPSMVPQLLDFFPCLADIINRSFDHLTVAVDIIEDYIILGGTEFLSRHASCVAKLLDVILGSINERGLLSVLPVIDILVQCYPMEVPPLISATLQKLFVHCLCGGDERDHPSKTAVKSSSAAILARILVLNTNYLAQLTSDSTTLKQLQDAGFPMEENVLLCLVDVWLEKVDNMTSIQRKTIGLALSIILSLRLPQVLDKLDQILSVCTSVIMGGNDDLSEGESRPQIEGVVLSKEFKKRQIKLSDPINQMSVENAVRENLQTCAALHGDTFNAAINRMHPSALSQMKQALKMS, encoded by the exons ATGGCGTTGTCTGCTTCAGACCTTCCGATGATGTATCAGTTGCTCGCCAATTCTCTTAACGGCGACCAGACTGTTCGGAAACCGGCCGAAACCGCGCTTTCTCAATCCGAGAGTCGGCCTGGTTTCTGTTCTTGCCTTTTG GAAGTGATTACTGCGCAAGATTTGGTGGCTCAGGTTGATGTTCGTTTGATGGCTACGGTTTATTTTAAGAACAGTATTAATCGGTATTGGCGAACCAGACGGGATTCTAT GGGAATCAGCAGTGACGAGAAGATTTATCTGAGGCAAAAATTGCTGTCTCACTTGAGAGAAGAAAATGATAAG ATAGCTTTGATGCTGGCAGTTCTGATATCAAAAATTGCACGCTTTGATTATCCTAAAGAGTG GCCTGAACTATTTTCAGCTTTAGCTCAGCAGCTTCAATCAGCAGATGTTCTTTCTTCCCATAGGATTTTTCTGATTCTCTTTCGGACTTTGAAGGAACTATCAACTAAACGGCTAACTTCAGACCAACGAAACTATGCAGAG ATTTCTTCCCATTTCTTTGATTACTGCTGGCATCTTTGGCAAAGTGATGTGCAGAGAATTTTGCATGGATTTTCTGAATTGGCACATAACTTCAGTTCAAATGTCTTTGACCAGCATCAAAATGAGCTGTACCTAATATGTGAGAGATGGTATTTGTGCTTAAAGATCATACGTCAGTTAGTTATGTCAGGCCACCAGAGTGATTCCAAGTCTATGCAG gaAGTTCAACAGGTTAAGGAGGTTTCTCCCATGTTACTAAGTGCTATTCAATCAATAATCCCTTATT ATTCATCTTTCCAAGAACGACATCCTAGGTTCTGGGATTTCATAAAAAAAGCATGCACTAAGATGATGAAGGTTCTAATTGCTTTTCAGGGAAAGCATCCTTTCTCATTTGGTGATAAGAGCGTCCTTTCACCTGTCGTTGATTTCTGCTTAAATAAGATCACCAATCCAGAGGCTGAACTCTTTTCATTTGAACAATTTTTTATCCAATGTATGGTGTTGGTAAAATCTACCCTGGAATGTAAAGACTACAGTCTTATGGTTGGTTGTGTGATAAATGAAAATGCAGTCACTGCAGAGCAGAGGAAGAAAAGTATCTCTTCTGCTGTTGCCGAGAATCTTGCCTCACTCTTCCCCAATGATCTTGTGGTACTACTATGCAATATATTAGTACGGAG GTATTTTGTTTTATCAGCAAGGGATTTGGAAGAATGGAGTCAGAATCCTGAAGGCTTTCATCATGAACAGGACATGGTGCAGTGGACTGAGAAACTAAGGCCCTGTGCTGAAGCTCTCTACATCGTTTTATTTCACAAGTATAGCCAA CTGCTAGGTCCTGTAGTAGTCTCCATTCTTCAAGAAGCGATGAACGGTTGCCCTACTTCTGTGACTGAAATTACCCCTGGATTGCTGCTCAAGGATGCTGCTTATGGAGCTGCAGCATATGTTTATTACGAACTCTCAAACTACCTAAGCTTCAAAGACTG GTTTAATGGTGCATTGTCGCTGGAACTCACAAATGATCATCCTAACATGCGCGTCACCCATCGAAAGGTTGCATTGATACTTGGTCAATGGGTGTCAGAG ATAAAAGATGATACCAAGAGATCAGTATATTGTGCTGCTATCAAGCTGCTCCAGGATAGGGACCTTGCTGTGAGG CTGGCAGCGTGTAGGACTTTGTGCTATCTTATAGAAGACTCAAACTTCTCCGAGAAGGACTTCACAGATCTTCTTCCATTATGTTGGGATTTGTGTTTTAATTTGATGGAGGAGGTTTCGGAGTTTGACTCTAAG GTCCAGGTTTTGAATTTGATCTCTGTTCTTCTTGGACATATTGGTCAAGTGATTCCTTATGTGGACAAGTTGGTCAAGTTTTTCCAGAAG GTCTGGGAAGAGTCTTCTGGAGAAAGTCTTCTGCAAATGCAGCTTCTCATTGCACTGAAGAACTTTGTCGTGGCTCTTGGGTATCAATCACCTATTTGCTACAATGTATTACTGCCCATTTTGCAAAGAGGAATAGATGTGAATGGTCCAGATGAGCTCAATCTTATGGAGGACAGTATGCTG TTGTGGGAGACTACCCTTACATATGCGCCGTCAATGGTTCCACAGCTGTTGGACTTCTTCCCATGTCTTGCGGATATCATCAATAGAAGTTTTGATCACCTGACG GTTGCGGTTGACATTATTGAAGATTACATAATCTTGGGTGGAACCGAGTTCTTAAGTAGGCATGCCTCTTGTGTAGCTAAACTTTTGGATGTGATACTTGGAAGCATAAATGAAAGGGGACTTCTGTCAGTCCTTCCTGTCATTGATATTCTAGTGCAG TGTTACCCTATGGAAGTACCTCCGCTTATCAGCGCTACTCTTCAG AAATTGTTTGTTCACTGTCTGTGTGGAGGAGATGAGCGTGATCATCCCTCTAAAACAGCTGTAAAATCATCATCAGCCGCCATTTTAGCAAGAATTTTAGTGCTGAATACCAATTACCTTGCTCAATTAACATCAGATTCTACTACTTTGAAACAACTTCAAGACGCAGGTTTCCCTATGGAAGAGAACGTTCTTCTCTGTTTGGTTGATGTATGGTTAGAGAAG GTTGATAATATGACTTCAATTCAGAGAAAAACAATTGGCTTAGCTCTTTCTATTATTCTTTCCTTGAGGCTGCCTCAAGTTCTTGATAAACTTGATCAGATCCTCAG CGTTTGTACCAGTGTGATAATGGGTGGTAACGATGACTTATCAGAGGGAGAGTCCAG GCCTCAAATTGAAGGAGTTGTTCTGAGCAAAGAGTTTAAGAAGCGGCAG ATCAAATTGTCAGACCCTATAAATCAGATGTCGGTGGAGAATGCAGTGAGAGAGAACCTTCAAACATGTGCTGCCCTTCATGGCGATACCTTTAATGCTGCAATAAATAGAATGCATCCTTCAGCTCTTTCGCAAATGAAGCAGGCATTGAAGATGTCATAA
- the LOC110794885 gene encoding uncharacterized protein isoform X1, with protein MALSASDLPMMYQLLANSLNGDQTVRKPAETALSQSESRPGFCSCLLEVITAQDLVAQVDVRLMATVYFKNSINRYWRTRRDSMGISSDEKIYLRQKLLSHLREENDKIALMLAVLISKIARFDYPKEWPELFSALAQQLQSADVLSSHRIFLILFRTLKELSTKRLTSDQRNYAEISSHFFDYCWHLWQSDVQRILHGFSELAHNFSSNVFDQHQNELYLICERWYLCLKIIRQLVMSGHQSDSKSMQEVQQVKEVSPMLLSAIQSIIPYYSSFQERHPRFWDFIKKACTKMMKVLIAFQGKHPFSFGDKSVLSPVVDFCLNKITNPEAELFSFEQFFIQCMVLVKSTLECKDYSLMVGCVINENAVTAEQRKKSISSAVAENLASLFPNDLVVLLCNILVRRYFVLSARDLEEWSQNPEGFHHEQDMVQWTEKLRPCAEALYIVLFHKYSQLLGPVVVSILQEAMNGCPTSVTEITPGLLLKDAAYGAAAYVYYELSNYLSFKDWFNGALSLELTNDHPNMRVTHRKVALILGQWVSEIKDDTKRSVYCAAIKLLQDRDLAVRLAACRTLCYLIEDSNFSEKDFTDLLPLCWDLCFNLMEEVSEFDSKVQVLNLISVLLGHIGQVIPYVDKLVKFFQKVWEESSGESLLQMQLLIALKNFVVALGYQSPICYNVLLPILQRGIDVNGPDELNLMEDSMLLWETTLTYAPSMVPQLLDFFPCLADIINRSFDHLTVAVDIIEDYIILGGTEFLSRHASCVAKLLDVILGSINERGLLSVLPVIDILVQCYPMEVPPLISATLQKLFVHCLCGGDERDHPSKTAVKSSSAAILARILVLNTNYLAQLTSDSTTLKQLQDAGFPMEENVLLCLVDVWLEKVDNMTSIQRKTIGLALSIILSLRLPQVLDKLDQILSVCTSVIMGGNDDLSEGESSGDNMTSIRPQIEGVVLSKEFKKRQIKLSDPINQMSVENAVRENLQTCAALHGDTFNAAINRMHPSALSQMKQALKMS; from the exons ATGGCGTTGTCTGCTTCAGACCTTCCGATGATGTATCAGTTGCTCGCCAATTCTCTTAACGGCGACCAGACTGTTCGGAAACCGGCCGAAACCGCGCTTTCTCAATCCGAGAGTCGGCCTGGTTTCTGTTCTTGCCTTTTG GAAGTGATTACTGCGCAAGATTTGGTGGCTCAGGTTGATGTTCGTTTGATGGCTACGGTTTATTTTAAGAACAGTATTAATCGGTATTGGCGAACCAGACGGGATTCTAT GGGAATCAGCAGTGACGAGAAGATTTATCTGAGGCAAAAATTGCTGTCTCACTTGAGAGAAGAAAATGATAAG ATAGCTTTGATGCTGGCAGTTCTGATATCAAAAATTGCACGCTTTGATTATCCTAAAGAGTG GCCTGAACTATTTTCAGCTTTAGCTCAGCAGCTTCAATCAGCAGATGTTCTTTCTTCCCATAGGATTTTTCTGATTCTCTTTCGGACTTTGAAGGAACTATCAACTAAACGGCTAACTTCAGACCAACGAAACTATGCAGAG ATTTCTTCCCATTTCTTTGATTACTGCTGGCATCTTTGGCAAAGTGATGTGCAGAGAATTTTGCATGGATTTTCTGAATTGGCACATAACTTCAGTTCAAATGTCTTTGACCAGCATCAAAATGAGCTGTACCTAATATGTGAGAGATGGTATTTGTGCTTAAAGATCATACGTCAGTTAGTTATGTCAGGCCACCAGAGTGATTCCAAGTCTATGCAG gaAGTTCAACAGGTTAAGGAGGTTTCTCCCATGTTACTAAGTGCTATTCAATCAATAATCCCTTATT ATTCATCTTTCCAAGAACGACATCCTAGGTTCTGGGATTTCATAAAAAAAGCATGCACTAAGATGATGAAGGTTCTAATTGCTTTTCAGGGAAAGCATCCTTTCTCATTTGGTGATAAGAGCGTCCTTTCACCTGTCGTTGATTTCTGCTTAAATAAGATCACCAATCCAGAGGCTGAACTCTTTTCATTTGAACAATTTTTTATCCAATGTATGGTGTTGGTAAAATCTACCCTGGAATGTAAAGACTACAGTCTTATGGTTGGTTGTGTGATAAATGAAAATGCAGTCACTGCAGAGCAGAGGAAGAAAAGTATCTCTTCTGCTGTTGCCGAGAATCTTGCCTCACTCTTCCCCAATGATCTTGTGGTACTACTATGCAATATATTAGTACGGAG GTATTTTGTTTTATCAGCAAGGGATTTGGAAGAATGGAGTCAGAATCCTGAAGGCTTTCATCATGAACAGGACATGGTGCAGTGGACTGAGAAACTAAGGCCCTGTGCTGAAGCTCTCTACATCGTTTTATTTCACAAGTATAGCCAA CTGCTAGGTCCTGTAGTAGTCTCCATTCTTCAAGAAGCGATGAACGGTTGCCCTACTTCTGTGACTGAAATTACCCCTGGATTGCTGCTCAAGGATGCTGCTTATGGAGCTGCAGCATATGTTTATTACGAACTCTCAAACTACCTAAGCTTCAAAGACTG GTTTAATGGTGCATTGTCGCTGGAACTCACAAATGATCATCCTAACATGCGCGTCACCCATCGAAAGGTTGCATTGATACTTGGTCAATGGGTGTCAGAG ATAAAAGATGATACCAAGAGATCAGTATATTGTGCTGCTATCAAGCTGCTCCAGGATAGGGACCTTGCTGTGAGG CTGGCAGCGTGTAGGACTTTGTGCTATCTTATAGAAGACTCAAACTTCTCCGAGAAGGACTTCACAGATCTTCTTCCATTATGTTGGGATTTGTGTTTTAATTTGATGGAGGAGGTTTCGGAGTTTGACTCTAAG GTCCAGGTTTTGAATTTGATCTCTGTTCTTCTTGGACATATTGGTCAAGTGATTCCTTATGTGGACAAGTTGGTCAAGTTTTTCCAGAAG GTCTGGGAAGAGTCTTCTGGAGAAAGTCTTCTGCAAATGCAGCTTCTCATTGCACTGAAGAACTTTGTCGTGGCTCTTGGGTATCAATCACCTATTTGCTACAATGTATTACTGCCCATTTTGCAAAGAGGAATAGATGTGAATGGTCCAGATGAGCTCAATCTTATGGAGGACAGTATGCTG TTGTGGGAGACTACCCTTACATATGCGCCGTCAATGGTTCCACAGCTGTTGGACTTCTTCCCATGTCTTGCGGATATCATCAATAGAAGTTTTGATCACCTGACG GTTGCGGTTGACATTATTGAAGATTACATAATCTTGGGTGGAACCGAGTTCTTAAGTAGGCATGCCTCTTGTGTAGCTAAACTTTTGGATGTGATACTTGGAAGCATAAATGAAAGGGGACTTCTGTCAGTCCTTCCTGTCATTGATATTCTAGTGCAG TGTTACCCTATGGAAGTACCTCCGCTTATCAGCGCTACTCTTCAG AAATTGTTTGTTCACTGTCTGTGTGGAGGAGATGAGCGTGATCATCCCTCTAAAACAGCTGTAAAATCATCATCAGCCGCCATTTTAGCAAGAATTTTAGTGCTGAATACCAATTACCTTGCTCAATTAACATCAGATTCTACTACTTTGAAACAACTTCAAGACGCAGGTTTCCCTATGGAAGAGAACGTTCTTCTCTGTTTGGTTGATGTATGGTTAGAGAAG GTTGATAATATGACTTCAATTCAGAGAAAAACAATTGGCTTAGCTCTTTCTATTATTCTTTCCTTGAGGCTGCCTCAAGTTCTTGATAAACTTGATCAGATCCTCAG CGTTTGTACCAGTGTGATAATGGGTGGTAACGATGACTTATCAGAGGGAGAGTCCAG TGGTGATAACATGACTTCCATCAGGCCTCAAATTGAAGGAGTTGTTCTGAGCAAAGAGTTTAAGAAGCGGCAG ATCAAATTGTCAGACCCTATAAATCAGATGTCGGTGGAGAATGCAGTGAGAGAGAACCTTCAAACATGTGCTGCCCTTCATGGCGATACCTTTAATGCTGCAATAAATAGAATGCATCCTTCAGCTCTTTCGCAAATGAAGCAGGCATTGAAGATGTCATAA